The Cololabis saira isolate AMF1-May2022 chromosome 20, fColSai1.1, whole genome shotgun sequence genome includes a window with the following:
- the LOC133420036 gene encoding tripartite motif-containing protein 16-like, whose product MDSLKFSCSICLDLLKDPVTIPCGHNYCMNCIKTCWDEEDHGGVHSCPLCRETFMTRPVLGRNSMLAELVEDLKKTGLQAAPADLCYAGPEDVTCDFCSGRKVKAVKSCLVCLVSYCEKHLQPHYDVAQLKKHQLVDPSKNLQENICSLHDEVMKIFCRTDQQSICYLCTMDEHKGHETVSAAAERCEKQKELEESRQQIQQRIQDREKDVELLQQEVKYINVSADKAVEDSEESFNEVIRLLQKSSSDVKQQVRSQQEQEVSRVKDLQEKLQQEITDLKRRDAELEQLSDTEDHNQFLHNYPSPSPLSGSTLSSSIQIRPLRYFEDVTAAVSETREKLQDLLRETWTNISLSVAEVDVLLSGPEPKTRDGFLKYYKKITLDRNTANSYLLLSDGNRKVTAMKEKQSYSDHPDRFTYWLQVLSNEGLTGRCYWEVEWRGGRVYVAVVYKNISRKGNSNDCGFGYNNKSWSLRCDTNTYTFWHNGVNTPVSGPRSSRVGVYLDHGAGLLSFYSVSETMTLLHRVQTSFTQPLYAGLLLRGSVELVNVK is encoded by the exons ATGGATTCACTAAAGTTCTCTTGTTCCATCTGTCTGGATCTACTGAAGGATCCGGTGACGATTCCCTGTGGACacaactactgcatgaactgtatTAAAACATGCTGGGATGAGGAGGATCACGGAGGAGTCCACAGCTGTCCTCTGTGCAGAGAAACCTTCATGACGAGACCCGTCCTGGGGAGAAACAGCATGTTAGCAGAGTTAGTGGAGGATCTGAAGAAGACTGGACtccaagctgctcctgctgatctctgctatgctggacctgaAGATGTGACCTGTGATTTCTGCTCTGGGAGGAAGGTGAAAGCTGTCAAGTCCTGTCTGGTCTGTTTAGTTTCTTATTGTGAGAAACATCTCCAACCTCACTATGATGTAGctcagctgaagaaacaccagCTGGTGGATCCCTCCAAGAACCTGCAGGAAAACATCTGCTCTCTCCACGATGAGGTGATGAAGATCTTCTGTCGTACTGATCAGCAGAGTATCTGTTATCTGTGTACGATGGATGAACATAAAGGTCATGAAACAgtctcagctgcagcagaaagatGTGAGAAGcagaaggagctggaggagagtcgacaacaaatccagcagAGAATCCAGGACCGAGAGAAAGACGTGgagctgcttcagcaggag GTGAAATACATTAATGTCTCTGCTGATAAAGCcgtggaggacagtgaggagagCTTCAACGAGGTGATCCGTCTCCTCCAGAAAAGCAGCtctgatgtgaagcagcaggtcagatcccagcaggaacAGGAAGTGAGTCGAGTCAAAGATCTTCAGGAGAaactgcagcaggagatcactgacctgaagaggagagacgctGAGCTGGAGCAGCTCTCAGACACCGAGGACCACAACCAGTTCCTCCACAACTACCCCTCACCGTCACCCCTCAGTGGCTCCACACTCTCATCCAGCATCCAGATTCGTCCTCTCAGGTACTTTGAGGACGTGACAGCAGCTGTGTCAGAGACCAGAGAGAAACTACAGGACCTTCTGAGAGAGACGTGGACAAACATCTCACTGTCAGTGGCCGAagtggatgttttactgtcaggACCAGAACCAAAGACCAGAGATGGATTCTtgaaatattataaaaaaatcaCTCTGGATCGAAACACAGCAAACTCATATCTGTTACTGTCTGATGGGAACAGAAAAGTGACAgcaatgaaagaaaaacagtcatattctgatcatccagacagattcacATATTGGTTACAGGTCCTGAGTAATGAGGGTCTGACTGGACGgtgttactgggaggtggagtggagaggaggaagagtctATGTTGCAGTCGTATACAAGAACATCAGCAGAAAAGGAAACTCAAATGATTGTGGATTTGGTTACAACAACAAAAGCTGGTCTTTGCGTTGTGACACCAACACTTACACATTTTGGCACAACGGTGTCAACACTCCTGTCTCAGGTCCTCGTTCCTCCAGAGTTGGAGTTTACCTGGACCACGGAGCTGGtcttctgtccttctacagcgtctctgagaccatgaccctcctccacagagtccagacctccttCACCCAGCCGCTCTACGCTGGACTTTTACTTCGTGGTTCAGTTGAGCTTGTTAATGTTAAGTAA